The nucleotide sequence ATTTCCAGCTACTGTTACTTCGCGGTCTGCCAGTAATTCAAATATAAAACATCGCATCATAGGAACAGTTGCAGATGCTACTGTTTTTAGCTTTTATGTTACTAAGACAATAGCAACAGGTGAAGGAGGAATGGTCACGACAGAGGATGAGGAGATAGCTGATAGGATACGACTGATGAGATTGCATGGTATAAACAGAGATGTTTGGAACCGGTACACTTCAAATAAGCCTAGTTGGTATTATGAAGTAGTAGCTCCAGGCTTCAAGTACAATTTATCTGATATCGCTTCTGCTATAGGCTTGCAGCAATTAAAAAAAGCTATGAAATTTCAGGACAGGCGAGAGGAGATTGCAAACGCATACTCTGCTGCTTTTTCTCAATTTTCTCAACTGCAAGTCCCGGCGCATATAAACCCAACTGAGACACATTCATGGCATCTTTATGTGCTCCGATTAAACCTTGAAACTTTAACAATTGATCGTGACCGCTTCATTGAAGAGATGAGTGCCCGTGGTATTGGTTGCTCTGTCCATTTTATCCCCTTACACCTTCATCCTTATTGGCGCGACCGTTATCAATTGACACCAGATATGCTCCCTGTTGCTACCAATGAGTTTAAGAGAGTAGTATCACTTCCCGTTTATCCTAAAATGACAGATGAGGATGTTTATAGGGTAATAGAAGCAGCAACTGATATAGTTAAAAAATTTAAACGTTAATTGTAGTAAAAGCTTTGCAATAAGCGATAATCGATATGAGTAAAATCATTTACGCAGCCCGTACAAATGCAATCTTGGGACCCATGGGAGTTTTAGTATCACTGTTTGGCATGGTTATTGTTGTCCGCACCCTTGAGCCAGCACTTTATACGGAATATGTTACCTTTCTCGCATTGGTAACGTGGTTACGATTATTTGGAGAAGCTGGTGGTAGCATCGGATTTATGCGATACTTAAAGAGTGCTGAGCAGACACAAAGCCGAGGCACTTTCTATTTAAGTGTTATTGGGCGATATTGTTTTGTGGGCATAGTAATGGTATTTGCTTTACAGTATTTTGGACCACTCTGGGCAAAGTGGGCTGGATTATCTCTTGTTACTTGGAATCCAACAGTATTTATAGCAGTATCTCTGATTGTTTTTGTAAATCTTTCTGGAATTATAGCCTACTATGGATTGCTCGGGACTTTCAATCATGAGGTGGCGCTTTTATCATCACATGTATTCACTATATTGCGAACACTTTCTATTGCAGTTGTTGCCTTATTTATGCCTACTCTCATTGCCCTATCTGTCGTATTGGTATTAGTTTCGATGGTAGAGAATGTATGGTACCACATAAAAGCGTGGTCGATATTTAAGTCTGAACGGAGCCCTTTACCCAAAGGTATTGTGATGTCCTCTAATAATCATGGATTGGTGACGGTGTTTGATAAGGTAACATCTGCCATGGGTGGAGGGTCTTTTTTGTTACTAATATTAGCTCCAGTCTACGGACGCCATGAACTTGCCTTTTTAGCTGTGGCAAATGATGTAATTCAAAAGGCCTTATCTATAGCAGGTCTCCCAATGTCAAATATGATTCTTCCGTACTTGAATAATTCCCTATCTAATGATGAGGCATTCGATGCAGCTGCTGGAAAAGTGACTAAACTCTCAATGTTGTTATTTTTGCCTGTTGTAGGGGCAGTGTTAATTTTTGTACCATCTGGCTTGCCATTGCTATTCGGAGACATATATAGAGATGCAATTCCCTTAGCACTATTGATTTTGATCCCGGCATTTTTTGACTCATGGGTTCGTTTTGTTTTAGTTTCAAGTCTGATAACCAAAGGAAAATATGGGCAAATTATTATTCTAAATACAGTTCAAGCAATATTGGCGATACTTGCAATATATGTAACTTATAAGCTCGGGTTGATTGCAATAGTTATTGCTCAGGGTTTAGTAAAACTAGTAACGGGTTTTGGTGTTATTGGGCTTGCATATCGTGCAGGAATATTCTCATTTGACTTAATTCCCCAAGGCCTTATGAGATCAACTATCTTTGCTGTTGCATCCGGAATCTGCATCTGGCTATTAACAAAACATCTAGGATATTGGTCAGTTTTTTTCCAAATCGGATCATACTCCTTGTCATTGTTATTAGCTTTGAAATTATGGTTACAGTTGGATAAAACAATGTATGAGTTATTATATAAATTGCTTGGAAAGATGAGCCCGCTTCTTAGATTTTTATTGCCGGTAAAATGCTAACTCTCAGAATTATATATTGCTCCGAATTGAAAGGATACTTCAAGAGGAGTTAACTTTTCTCTTATGTTTACATCTGATATATTTTTTTCACTGAGTTCTATACTTGCCATTTTGACATCTGTAATCGTGCTTTCAACCCTTGTTTTTCTTGTTCTAATAAGAAGAGAACTCTTTGACCCAAGGGTTTATGTATTATATGGCATGTTTCATTGGGTTATTATCTCTCAACTTGGCACTGTGCTTGGTCTTGACAAAATACTGGGGTTTGAATTTTTTGCAATAGAATTCTCGGAAGCTACCCATATCAAAGCTTGTCTTTCTATTTTAGTTGCTGTTATTTCATTTTTGCTTGGTTACTCGATAGCACCTTTTCGCCTTACTTTCAAGCCAGCATGTAGTATAGTTAGTCAATGCAGGGTTGATTTTAATAAGCTTATCCGACTAACACTGATTTTGGCTATTATCGGGGTTTCTGCACAATACATCGCAATAAAAAGGATGTTGGATATATCACCTTTTTTGCTTGCTCCAGTTGCTTACTTGGTTATCCCCGCGTCAGTTTTATCAATTTATCTTCTTGCGGTCTATACGAGAGGGTTGAAATCAATTAAACGATGGGTTTCCATGGTTGTTTTAGGAGGTGTAGTTTTTTTTACAATCTCTGTAACTAATTTTGCTGTAATCTTCCCTCTCTTCTCTCTCTTATACTGGTACTTCAACAGAGGAGCTCCTGTTCAGCGGGCACCTTTCAAGGTAATACTTCTTCTATGTATTATGTATCCTATTGCTATGTTTATGAATGTGTTTGTCAAAATATTCCAAAGACCGGATGGTATAGGTGCCTCTTTATCTCTGGAAAGGCTTATTGCCCCTGAAACATTTACAGAGGTAATTTTCAGAGTAGCAACATTGGATGTATTCAATCCTGAGGATTATTCTGTTATTCTCTTTGCAATTGAAACTTATGCGGATCAATGGAATTTGTTGCTTGGAAAATCTTTATTGGTTTTTTTGCCCATTCTAAAGTTTATATGGCCAGAAGTTCGAGGGCTAGGAAGAATTCTCGTATTGGACTATTATGGCCCCTCGTATGAAAACGTTAATGTCGGATGGGCCGTACCGCCGGTAGGTGAGCTAATTGCTAACTTCTGGTATCTAAGTGTACCTTTTGCATACCTTCTGCTTGGCATTATATGTCGGTATATGTATAAGCTCTTTTTGCAATGCAAGAGCCAAGCTTACCTTGCTTTTTATGGTGTTTGCCTGCCGGGGTTATTTTTGCAACAAAGGGGAGATTTTTTAAATGCAAATGTTTACTCTATTTATATAGTTATTGTTATTCTTATCGTCTTTCGATTGTCTAGTAGAAGAGCTAAAACCCTCTGTGCTAATGTAAGTGAGACACTTCCCCCCAATAATTTAGAGTAGGGCGGGAAGGAGAAATGTAAATGGAAAAGAAAGAAGTTAAGATTGTAAATCCTAATCCAAGAGTTGAGGAAATGGAAGGTGAAGTGGTAGAGTAGGTTAGGGGCAACTCAATGTCAAGATGTAAGGTATTGCACGTTATAACCTCTATCAATCGTGGAGGTGCAGAAAATCATTTGTATGACCTTGTTAAGCTGCAAATTGAAAGAGGACTGGACGTCTCTGTAGCTTATCTGAAGGGTGACGGATACTGGAGGCAAAGACTGGAATCACTTGGAGCAACTGTTTATCCGCTCAAACTGAAACATTTTGGTGAGATATCGCCCATTATTCGCCTAAGAAAAGTTCTATCCGTGGAACATCATGATATCGTCCATGCCCACATGCCGCCGGCAGAACTTTATACCCGACTTGCGTTGCTAGGTAAGTCCATTCCACTTATCGTGTCTAAGCATAATATTGAGCCATTCTGCAAGTATCCTTTTGATGGCTTGCTCGGGCGCTGGGTGATAAGGCGTGCGGATAATGTCATTGCTATTGCCAAAGCAGTTTCACAATTTGTTCAAAAACCACCTTATCGTGTGCCAAGTGATAAGGTGTCGACGATCTATTACGGTTTGGATATCGGCCCCTATCAGAGCGTTGAGGGGTATCGAGTAACAAATCTTAAACGACAGCTTGGTATCCCTAAAGATGCCTATCTCGTGGGTACTGTGGCAAGGCTCACGAAGCAAAAGTCACTGCATACTTTAATTAAAGCTTTTGCTCGTTTTGATAATGAATATCAGAAGTCGGCGAGACTCTTAGTCGTTGGGCGTGGCGAACTTGAGCAGAAGCTGAAACGATTGACCCATAAACTAGGAATTGCCC is from Thermodesulfobacteriota bacterium and encodes:
- a CDS encoding glycosyltransferase, with amino-acid sequence MSRCKVLHVITSINRGGAENHLYDLVKLQIERGLDVSVAYLKGDGYWRQRLESLGATVYPLKLKHFGEISPIIRLRKVLSVEHHDIVHAHMPPAELYTRLALLGKSIPLIVSKHNIEPFCKYPFDGLLGRWVIRRADNVIAIAKAVSQFVQKPPYRVPSDKVSTIYYGLDIGPYQSVEGYRVTNLKRQLGIPKDAYLVGTVARLTKQKSLHTLIKAFARFDNEYQKSARLLVVGRGELEQKLKRLTHKLGIAQKVIWAGFRKDIPVVMNALDLFVLPSLYEGLGLVLLEAMAAGTPVVASRVGPIPEVVAEGKTGELFDVGNEVALCELIHKFSSETLRNKYGMEGPSWVNRHFSLDTMAEKTLNIYKSLCVVS
- a CDS encoding DegT/DnrJ/EryC1/StrS aminotransferase family protein, with the translated sequence MTKNYLPFALPQIEDEEIAEVIDTLKGGWLTTGPKTHAFEVEFAKVIGASYALAVNSATAGLHLALEAIGLQRDERVITTAWTFTATAEVIRYLDAHPIFVDIDPYTLNIDPERIAEQIDKHNRRLDKIRAILPVHFGGQACDMQAIMDLATTRDLRVVEDAAHAFPATVTSRSASNSNIKHRIIGTVADATVFSFYVTKTIATGEGGMVTTEDEEIADRIRLMRLHGINRDVWNRYTSNKPSWYYEVVAPGFKYNLSDIASAIGLQQLKKAMKFQDRREEIANAYSAAFSQFSQLQVPAHINPTETHSWHLYVLRLNLETLTIDRDRFIEEMSARGIGCSVHFIPLHLHPYWRDRYQLTPDMLPVATNEFKRVVSLPVYPKMTDEDVYRVIEAATDIVKKFKR